CCCGCACATGGGCCTTTCGGCCGCTCGGGGGCGAACGGCAGCGGGCACTCTGTCGCGAGAAGGACTCGTACCCGCCGCCAGGATGGGGTGGCGCGATAGCGCCTCGTTACATGGCTAGGGCGATCAGGTCCTTGGCCAGCTCCTCGGGTTTCGTGATCATCGGCCAGTGACCCGTTTCGATGATCTTGTAAGGACCTTCGAGCTTCCCCCACTTCCCCGCGACGATCTCGTCGACGGGGTCCCCACTGAGCGTGCAGAAGACATACGCCTCCATGACCTGGTCGTAGTTTCTGGACAGCGTGATGGGGTCGGCTGCAAGCTTGATCGGCCAGGGAGTAGCCATGGACATCATCCATTCGAGGTTCGCCCCCGTGACGTCCTTTCCGATCCGGGCGATGGTTTCCTTGGTGAGAGGAATCGCATAACCGCCCGGAGGAGGGGGGCCGAACTCGCCTGCGGGGTTGAACGCACCCTGCGTGGTCCTCACCCTCTCCGGGCGGAACGCATCGACATAGACGACCTTCCTCACGTTGCCGTGGGCGCGGTCAGCCACGGCAGCCGCCACCTTGCCAGCAAAGCTATGCCCCACCAGCACGAAATCCTCGATGTCGTTGTACTTGACCACGTTCAGGACATCTTGGATCGCTGTCTCCATGCCGACGTCCTTGGTGGCCAGGTGGACCCTTTCGCCCATTCCGGTCAATGTCACCGGATAGGCAGATTGACCCGCCTTCTCGAGAACCAGGACCACGTTCTTCCACGACCACGCTCCCAGCCACGCGC
Above is a window of Thermoplasmata archaeon DNA encoding:
- a CDS encoding alpha/beta hydrolase, which codes for MIPGAWLGAWSWKNVVLVLEKAGQSAYPVTLTGMGERVHLATKDVGMETAIQDVLNVVKYNDIEDFVLVGHSFAGKVAAAVADRAHGNVRKVVYVDAFRPERVRTTQGAFNPAGEFGPPPPGGYAIPLTKETIARIGKDVTGANLEWMMSMATPWPIKLAADPITLSRNYDQVMEAYVFCTLSGDPVDEIVAGKWGKLEGPYKIIETGHWPMITKPEELAKDLIALAM